A window of Chloracidobacterium sp. N contains these coding sequences:
- a CDS encoding glutathione peroxidase produces MNRNVLFSLVLTALLGAGCMAAADPARSSATSQPEGGTSPVTSPADTNPNPTPGCPPALDFTMKSIDGKDINLCAYKGNVLLIVNVASRCGYTPQYKGLEALNQKYRARGLRVLGFPANDFGAQEPGTDAEIKEFCTSNYGVQFDMFSKITVKGPNKHPLYQYLTSGGGNEKLAGEVRWNFQKYLIGRDGKLRAVFPSSVDPMSDELTKAIEAALAEPAA; encoded by the coding sequence ATGAACCGAAATGTATTGTTTTCACTGGTGCTGACGGCACTGCTCGGTGCCGGCTGCATGGCCGCGGCCGACCCGGCGCGGTCATCCGCAACGTCCCAACCCGAAGGAGGTACCTCACCTGTGACCAGCCCTGCTGACACGAATCCCAATCCTACGCCCGGCTGCCCACCGGCGCTCGACTTCACGATGAAGAGCATTGATGGCAAGGACATCAACCTGTGTGCGTACAAGGGCAACGTCCTGCTCATCGTCAATGTCGCCTCCCGCTGTGGGTACACGCCGCAGTACAAGGGACTCGAAGCCCTCAACCAGAAGTACCGCGCCAGGGGGCTGCGGGTGCTGGGCTTTCCAGCCAACGACTTTGGCGCCCAGGAGCCGGGCACGGATGCGGAAATCAAGGAATTCTGCACCTCAAACTATGGTGTGCAGTTCGATATGTTCTCGAAAATCACCGTCAAGGGACCGAACAAGCACCCGCTTTACCAGTACCTCACCTCTGGCGGGGGCAATGAAAAGCTGGCCGGCGAAGTCCGCTGGAACTTTCAGAAGTATCTCATCGGACGGGATGGCAAGCTGCGGGCGGTGTTCCCATCAAGCGTTGATCCGATGTCGGATGAGCTGACAAAGGCCATTGAAGCCGCGTTGGCCGAACCGGCGGCGTAA
- a CDS encoding zinc ribbon domain-containing protein, giving the protein MFCPTCGTPTQLPEQNFCKACGLNLTLVTSALQASPGPSGAGSDMAAAVAGQLASLQHSKDRLWRTKLRRAEWGLVVGGPLLSAALGISASVLEHISHWLARFVVSFSGFGGLMFFAGILLLVYARMAFKPEPLPQVVIVPTPPPGPLGSAAAPPSAISGGETPYRGAFPAPPTVAAPPSVTEHTTQLLNDPYQSSPKA; this is encoded by the coding sequence ATGTTCTGTCCGACCTGTGGTACGCCGACCCAACTGCCGGAGCAAAACTTCTGTAAGGCCTGCGGCCTGAACCTGACCCTCGTCACCAGTGCCTTGCAGGCGAGTCCCGGTCCATCTGGTGCAGGCAGCGATATGGCAGCAGCGGTGGCCGGGCAGTTGGCCAGCCTCCAGCATTCAAAAGACCGCCTGTGGCGAACAAAGTTGCGCCGGGCCGAGTGGGGGCTTGTGGTCGGCGGCCCGCTTTTGTCCGCGGCACTCGGCATTTCCGCCTCGGTACTGGAGCACATCAGCCACTGGTTGGCCCGTTTCGTTGTGTCTTTCAGTGGCTTTGGCGGGTTGATGTTTTTTGCCGGCATCCTCCTGCTCGTGTATGCACGCATGGCGTTCAAGCCGGAACCGCTTCCGCAGGTCGTCATCGTTCCGACGCCTCCGCCAGGTCCGCTGGGGAGTGCCGCTGCGCCACCTTCCGCCATTTCCGGCGGCGAGACACCTTACCGGGGAGCCTTCCCGGCGCCGCCAACCGTTGCCGCGCCGCCCAGTGTGACCGAGCACACGACGCAACTGCTCAACGATCCCTATCAGTCCTCGCCCAAGGCATAG
- a CDS encoding type II toxin-antitoxin system HicB family antitoxin, which yields MRFKVVLEASDEGGYTVYVPSLPDCISEGETVEEALRNIQEAIELCLEPVEDDLVMDENTLVHEIEL from the coding sequence ATGCGCTTCAAAGTTGTACTTGAGGCAAGCGACGAAGGTGGGTACACAGTTTACGTCCCGTCTTTGCCTGATTGTATCAGCGAAGGAGAGACAGTAGAAGAAGCCTTGAGAAATATACAAGAGGCGATTGAACTGTGTCTTGAGCCAGTCGAAGATGATCTGGTTATGGATGAGAACACGCTGGTGCACGAGATTGAATTGTGA
- a CDS encoding DUF433 domain-containing protein: MKTLQEIEQLLTKITPAEKAQVLQWIVRDLGDAFPGVESIPNVCGSEPCIVRTRIPVWVLVQARRLGASEADLLRSYPSLRSEDLVNAWAYYRLHREEIEQQIAENEAA; the protein is encoded by the coding sequence ATGAAGACCCTTCAAGAGATTGAACAACTCCTCACCAAGATCACACCTGCAGAAAAGGCGCAAGTATTGCAATGGATTGTGCGTGATTTGGGAGATGCCTTTCCTGGGGTCGAGAGTATACCGAACGTTTGTGGTAGTGAACCGTGCATTGTACGTACACGAATCCCTGTGTGGGTGTTGGTGCAAGCCAGACGACTGGGCGCGAGTGAGGCAGACCTATTGCGTAGTTATCCCAGCCTGCGGTCAGAAGATTTGGTCAATGCCTGGGCTTATTACCGCCTCCATCGAGAAGAAATTGAACAACAGATCGCTGAGAATGAGGCGGCGTAA
- a CDS encoding DUF5615 family PIN-like protein — protein sequence MARLYANENFPLPAVEALRRLGHDVLTSYESGRAGQAIPDEEVLAFAVAEARILITLNRKHFVRLHQRYVDHTGIIVCTVDPDFKALAQRVHAALMTQHQMAGQLVRINRPG from the coding sequence ATGGCACGTTTATATGCCAATGAAAATTTTCCTCTTCCAGCCGTGGAGGCATTGCGACGGTTAGGACATGATGTGCTCACCAGCTATGAAAGTGGTCGGGCGGGGCAGGCAATCCCCGATGAAGAGGTGCTGGCGTTTGCTGTAGCGGAAGCGCGTATCCTGATAACGCTCAATCGTAAGCATTTTGTTCGTTTGCATCAAAGGTATGTGGACCATACGGGTATCATTGTCTGTACCGTTGATCCAGATTTTAAGGCTTTGGCGCAGCGTGTTCATGCTGCGTTGATGACTCAACATCAAATGGCAGGACAACTGGTGCGCATTAATCGTCCCGGATAA
- a CDS encoding response regulator, translating into MPTVLIVDDEKLFLSSVSEGIANLLDGVRILTANQGAEALEIIRQGGVDLLVTDLKMPVMDGFHLLACVASEQPQVSAIVMTAFGTSEIEKRVREIGAIGYIEKPIDLHALASLVENTLAKRSAGFLRGINLSSFLQLLNIERKTCTLNIRQGQQLATLIFQEGELVNARTEHREGEAAVYEVIGWSQPEIEMSGVVKKQPVNVHTPLDHLLLNAHQMLDEQVREQVLSPEGQTSGPPVEPFQPTGPRAGHISQENFTMGNIKESLVAVMEIEGTVGAALADWKSGMCLGTIGGTPTYNLEIAAAGNTEVIRAKMKAMANLNLKETIEDILITLDTQYHLIRLLKSAPNLFLYVAIKKDTGNLALARHKLTQIEAKLEV; encoded by the coding sequence ATGCCGACCGTGCTCATCGTGGATGATGAAAAGCTGTTCCTCAGCAGTGTTTCCGAAGGGATCGCCAATCTCCTGGATGGGGTCAGGATACTGACGGCAAACCAGGGGGCTGAGGCGCTGGAGATCATCCGTCAGGGGGGTGTGGACCTGCTTGTGACCGACCTGAAGATGCCCGTGATGGATGGCTTTCACCTGCTGGCCTGTGTGGCGTCGGAGCAGCCACAGGTTTCGGCGATTGTGATGACCGCCTTTGGAACGAGCGAAATCGAGAAGCGCGTCCGGGAAATCGGGGCCATTGGTTACATCGAAAAGCCCATTGATCTGCATGCGCTGGCCAGCCTCGTCGAGAACACGCTGGCCAAACGCAGCGCGGGTTTTTTGCGGGGCATCAACCTGTCAAGTTTCCTGCAACTGCTCAATATCGAACGCAAAACCTGCACGCTCAACATCCGCCAGGGGCAACAGCTTGCGACACTCATTTTCCAGGAAGGCGAACTGGTGAATGCCCGGACCGAACACCGGGAAGGTGAAGCGGCGGTCTATGAGGTCATCGGTTGGTCACAGCCTGAAATCGAGATGTCCGGCGTTGTCAAAAAGCAGCCGGTAAACGTGCATACCCCCCTCGACCACCTGCTGCTGAATGCACACCAGATGCTGGATGAGCAGGTGCGGGAACAGGTTCTTTCGCCGGAAGGCCAAACATCTGGCCCTCCGGTCGAACCCTTTCAACCCACCGGCCCCCGGGCCGGTCACATCTCACAGGAGAACTTCACTATGGGCAACATCAAAGAATCCCTGGTCGCTGTTATGGAAATTGAAGGCACCGTCGGTGCGGCACTGGCCGACTGGAAAAGCGGCATGTGCCTTGGCACGATTGGCGGCACGCCGACCTACAACCTCGAAATTGCCGCTGCGGGAAATACCGAGGTTATCCGGGCAAAAATGAAAGCCATGGCCAATCTCAACCTCAAGGAAACCATCGAGGACATTCTCATCACCCTCGACACCCAGTATCACCTCATCCGCCTGCTCAAAAGCGCGCCGAATCTTTTTCTCTACGTGGCCATCAAGAAAGACACCGGCAACCTTGCGCTGGCCCGGCACAAGCTGACCCAGATCGAAGCCAAGCTGGAGGTCTGA
- a CDS encoding sigma-54 dependent transcriptional regulator: MSRRMLILDDEPLFRETLAEVFSGRGFLVSLASSLAAARQLLHRMPFDIVLLDNKLPDGGGLALVPELLRSNDAVKILLLTAFPSYENAVQALKSGIHDYLSKPVEVEEVILTVERLLHTTALEKVEEVHRFQAHQESRTALLVGAGARFADIHRLIERAAATEVRVLITGETGTGKSLVAKAIHYASRLAEKPFISVNCAALPESLIEAELFGVEKGAFTGATATRKGLFELADGGTLFLDEITEMPLALQSKLLGVLEDQSLRRLGSEVQRTVSVRVLAATNVDPEKAIAAGTFRRDLYYRLNVIHIHLPPLRERLDDLPALCRHFIATLAPGRAVDIPEDEIARLAEYTFPGNVRELRNLIERSLILHDGQYIFPCRLIFNPAAASQPHPAEPLRRLADVERQHILAVFERCGRNLTATAQALDISLSTLRRKLTEYGVRPTAAASPANLEAPLSK; the protein is encoded by the coding sequence ATGTCCAGGCGGATGCTCATCCTTGATGACGAGCCTTTGTTTCGGGAAACCCTGGCCGAGGTGTTCAGCGGACGGGGTTTTTTGGTTTCCCTGGCGTCGAGCCTGGCGGCGGCGCGGCAACTGTTGCACCGGATGCCCTTTGACATCGTACTGCTCGACAACAAGCTGCCGGATGGCGGCGGACTGGCGCTGGTCCCGGAACTTCTGCGGTCAAATGACGCCGTGAAAATCCTGCTGCTGACGGCGTTTCCGAGTTATGAAAATGCCGTCCAGGCGCTCAAGTCCGGCATTCACGATTATCTTTCCAAGCCGGTCGAGGTGGAGGAAGTCATCCTGACCGTCGAGCGGCTGCTGCATACGACGGCGCTGGAAAAGGTCGAGGAAGTTCACCGTTTTCAGGCGCATCAGGAGAGCCGGACGGCGCTGCTGGTTGGCGCCGGGGCGCGCTTTGCTGACATCCACCGCCTCATCGAACGGGCGGCGGCCACCGAGGTGCGGGTGCTCATCACCGGTGAAACGGGGACGGGAAAAAGCCTCGTCGCCAAGGCGATTCACTACGCCTCGCGTCTGGCCGAAAAACCGTTCATCAGCGTCAACTGCGCGGCCCTGCCGGAATCGCTCATTGAAGCCGAGCTGTTTGGCGTCGAAAAGGGGGCCTTTACTGGGGCCACAGCCACCCGCAAGGGACTGTTTGAGCTGGCCGATGGCGGGACGCTGTTTCTCGACGAAATCACCGAAATGCCGCTGGCGCTGCAATCCAAACTGCTTGGGGTGCTCGAAGACCAGTCCCTGCGCCGGTTGGGCAGTGAAGTGCAGCGCACGGTGTCCGTCCGCGTTCTGGCCGCCACCAACGTTGACCCGGAAAAGGCCATTGCGGCGGGCACGTTCCGGCGTGATCTCTACTACCGGCTGAATGTCATCCACATCCACCTGCCGCCGCTGCGGGAACGGCTCGACGACTTGCCGGCCCTGTGCCGGCACTTCATCGCCACCTTGGCGCCGGGACGGGCCGTGGACATCCCGGAGGACGAAATTGCGCGCCTGGCTGAATATACGTTTCCCGGAAACGTCCGCGAGCTGCGCAACCTCATTGAACGCAGCCTGATCCTCCACGACGGGCAGTACATTTTCCCGTGCCGGTTGATTTTCAACCCGGCGGCGGCGTCCCAGCCGCACCCGGCGGAACCCCTCCGGCGTCTGGCTGATGTCGAACGGCAGCACATCCTCGCCGTGTTTGAACGCTGCGGCCGCAACCTGACGGCGACGGCCCAAGCACTGGACATCTCCCTGTCCACGCTCCGGCGCAAGTTGACCGAATATGGGGTGCGCCCCACGGCTGCCGCATCCCCTGCCAATTTGGAAGCCCCCCTTTCAAAATGA
- a CDS encoding PAS domain S-box protein, protein MVSACATSNPALYPVVEATSAPNGTPVVLVVDDDFQLCEFLGDLLESDGFEVLKAWNGEEALRLVETITPDLVLLDIHMPHLDGIQTCAELRKRPKTAHTPILMLTAVIEEESIEQAFVAGATDYMTKPPSPLALRFRAAGLINAHRRNRQLRETETRLQSVIRHASDAILTLDQTLTVVSANPSAAHLFAAATEHLIGRSIGELLAIAPENLGALPVETESCFPGAPGRMVEVTAGEFHSGSRRFYTLIVRDITERKKAENQLREWQVMLQSTLDTLSAHIAVLDQNGVILEVNEAWKRFARENGLQTGNFGIGMNYLALCEQATGPESEVAHALARGIRQVMAGKAAYTLEYPRHSPWARRWFIARVARLADLPEAPIVVAHEESTEQHLAREQLQQANQFMRRVIEAIPDGIGVLDAHGRLKLANRALSHILGVPASELLRQRVSGFLTRHRRPALREAVRRLLHQGGGVEDIETSVRRKDGCFVPVRLSLVPVMSDQTLVVIVEDLTPQKAMVEVLRRRDEEWSATVDAISDLILLEDSQGRLRRCNRAVTTFLGATYQRLIGQPTVRYFFPHLSATAKTLREAVGDQPEFQFPGRDQWFEMSSYWIPQERGIGTGWVHVIKDITARRQADSAMRRLTAAIEQIAEAVVMLDGSGYVQYVNPAFEKTTGLVRESAYGCQFFELPVGPVQASLRDEIFRALQSGREWHGIYTARRKDGTTYQEEASVSPVWDEAGRLQNIVAVCRDVTEQLRYESIAEAVNVMETTGYIFSGIRHEMGNPINSVKTALTVLKQMENPSRATIAKYLDRSLAEISRVEYLLKTLRSFSLYETPVLEPLPVAPFLERFCSLIEEDFAKRGIRLEYRFEKDAGTVRADQRALHQALLNLVTNAADALEGCDDPTITLRVFRREHLVSIVIADNGVGLTPQQLDQLFKPFYTSKPHGTGLGLVITRKLITKMNGTVELRPGPTGGCEAIVTLEAVAPKE, encoded by the coding sequence ATGGTTTCGGCTTGCGCCACTTCAAACCCGGCACTGTATCCGGTTGTGGAAGCCACCTCTGCACCGAATGGGACACCAGTCGTTCTGGTGGTGGATGATGACTTTCAGCTCTGCGAGTTTCTCGGCGACCTGCTCGAAAGTGACGGCTTTGAGGTCTTGAAAGCCTGGAATGGTGAGGAAGCCCTCCGGCTGGTGGAAACCATCACCCCCGACCTCGTGCTGCTCGACATCCACATGCCGCACCTGGACGGCATCCAGACCTGCGCCGAGCTTCGCAAACGGCCGAAAACCGCCCACACGCCAATCCTGATGCTGACGGCGGTCATTGAGGAGGAGAGCATTGAGCAGGCGTTTGTCGCCGGCGCGACCGATTACATGACCAAACCGCCCAGCCCGCTGGCACTTCGGTTTCGGGCTGCCGGACTGATCAATGCCCACCGCCGCAACCGTCAACTGCGCGAAACAGAAACCCGGCTGCAATCCGTCATTCGCCATGCGTCGGATGCCATCCTGACACTTGACCAGACACTGACCGTCGTTTCCGCCAATCCGTCAGCGGCGCACCTGTTTGCTGCGGCGACGGAGCATCTCATCGGACGGTCGATTGGTGAACTGCTTGCCATCGCACCGGAAAACCTGGGCGCGCTCCCGGTGGAGACGGAGAGTTGTTTTCCGGGTGCGCCGGGGCGGATGGTTGAAGTCACAGCCGGGGAGTTTCATTCCGGCAGCAGGCGGTTTTATACCCTCATTGTCCGGGACATCACCGAGCGCAAAAAGGCCGAGAACCAGCTTCGGGAGTGGCAGGTGATGCTCCAGTCCACGCTCGATACCCTGTCCGCCCACATTGCCGTTCTGGATCAGAACGGCGTCATTCTGGAGGTCAATGAAGCGTGGAAACGCTTTGCGCGGGAAAACGGGCTTCAGACTGGCAACTTCGGCATCGGGATGAACTATCTGGCCCTGTGTGAGCAGGCGACAGGCCCTGAAAGCGAGGTTGCTCACGCCCTGGCCCGTGGCATCCGGCAGGTCATGGCTGGAAAGGCGGCTTACACCCTGGAGTATCCCCGTCACAGCCCATGGGCCAGACGGTGGTTCATAGCGCGCGTTGCCCGGTTGGCGGATTTGCCGGAAGCGCCGATCGTCGTGGCCCACGAGGAATCTACTGAACAACACCTGGCGCGGGAGCAACTCCAGCAGGCGAACCAGTTTATGCGCCGGGTCATCGAGGCCATTCCCGACGGCATCGGGGTGCTGGATGCCCACGGACGCCTGAAGCTTGCCAATCGGGCGCTGAGCCACATCCTGGGCGTTCCGGCGTCAGAACTTCTCCGTCAGCGCGTGAGCGGCTTCCTGACCCGTCACCGTCGCCCCGCCCTGCGGGAAGCCGTCCGCCGGCTGCTGCACCAGGGTGGTGGCGTCGAAGACATCGAAACCAGTGTACGCCGAAAGGATGGATGTTTTGTGCCGGTTCGGCTGTCCCTGGTGCCGGTGATGTCCGACCAGACTCTCGTGGTCATTGTCGAAGACCTGACGCCACAGAAGGCCATGGTGGAGGTGCTCCGCCGCCGCGATGAGGAATGGTCGGCCACGGTGGATGCCATTTCAGACCTCATCCTGCTGGAGGATTCCCAAGGACGGCTGCGCCGGTGCAATCGGGCGGTAACGACCTTTCTCGGCGCGACCTACCAGCGCCTCATCGGCCAGCCGACCGTTCGTTATTTCTTTCCGCATCTGTCCGCCACAGCCAAAACCCTGCGTGAAGCCGTCGGCGACCAGCCGGAGTTTCAGTTTCCCGGCCGCGATCAGTGGTTTGAGATGAGCAGCTACTGGATTCCGCAGGAACGCGGGATTGGAACAGGATGGGTACACGTCATCAAGGACATCACTGCACGCCGTCAGGCAGACAGTGCGATGCGGCGGCTGACGGCGGCCATTGAGCAGATTGCCGAGGCCGTCGTCATGCTGGACGGCTCCGGCTATGTCCAGTACGTCAATCCGGCGTTTGAAAAGACCACGGGGCTGGTGCGTGAGTCTGCCTATGGCTGCCAGTTCTTTGAGCTGCCGGTGGGCCCCGTTCAGGCCAGCCTCCGCGACGAAATCTTCCGGGCGCTGCAATCCGGGCGCGAGTGGCACGGTATCTACACGGCCCGCCGCAAAGACGGCACGACCTACCAGGAAGAAGCCTCAGTGTCTCCCGTGTGGGACGAAGCCGGCCGTCTCCAGAACATTGTCGCCGTGTGCCGGGATGTCACCGAACAGCTCCGCTACGAATCCATTGCCGAGGCCGTCAATGTCATGGAGACGACCGGATATATCTTCTCCGGCATCCGGCACGAAATGGGCAATCCCATCAACTCTGTCAAAACGGCACTGACAGTACTGAAGCAGATGGAGAATCCTTCGCGCGCCACCATCGCAAAGTATCTCGACCGTTCGCTGGCAGAAATCAGCCGGGTGGAATACCTGCTCAAAACCCTGCGTTCCTTTAGCCTGTACGAAACGCCGGTGTTGGAGCCGCTGCCGGTTGCGCCGTTTCTGGAGCGTTTCTGTTCACTCATCGAGGAGGACTTTGCCAAGCGCGGCATCCGGCTGGAATACCGGTTTGAAAAGGATGCCGGTACGGTCCGCGCCGACCAGCGGGCGCTGCATCAGGCCCTGCTCAACCTCGTCACCAATGCAGCGGATGCCCTTGAGGGCTGCGATGATCCGACCATTACGCTGCGCGTTTTTCGGCGCGAGCATCTGGTGAGTATTGTCATTGCGGATAACGGCGTTGGGTTGACGCCCCAGCAGCTTGACCAGCTCTTCAAGCCGTTTTACACCTCGAAGCCGCACGGCACAGGTCTGGGACTCGTCATCACCCGGAAGCTCATCACCAAGATGAACGGTACGGTCGAACTGCGTCCCGGGCCGACCGGCGGATGTGAAGCCATTGTGACGCTCGAAGCCGTTGCTCCGAAGGAATAG
- the der gene encoding ribosome biogenesis GTPase Der, protein MPHPTPPLLPESTTPDDGIPIEQLSDLVDELPPALQPPQPLPSVVILGRPNVGKSTLFNKLVGRRQAIVGDEPGITRDRHYGVVEWLGRSFELVDTGGIVPDEEAIIPANIFKQASRAIGEADLLLWVVDAREGITPLDEELARHLHTTGKPVFVVANKVESDQVRTAAGEFYRFGFDQLFPVSAEHGTGTAELLDEILAVTNAPAAAPPRPERIRVAVIGRPNVGKSSLVNAILGEERVIVSPIPGTTRDAIDTDLIHNGRPFTLIDTAGIRRKGRTTAMAEKLSVIMARKALARTDVAILLLDAVEGPTHLDEVIAGYALESGTSILIALNKWDLVEKDTHTARLYERQLRERVKFLDYAPAVFVSALTGQRVTRLLDLAARAYDARYRRIPTGELNRFFAEYLETPRATLPSNTPVKVHYVTQARSVPPTFVLFTNTTEKLHFSYVRYVENRLRENFDFFATPLRIVSRPRTAKKR, encoded by the coding sequence ATGCCGCACCCAACCCCACCACTTCTGCCCGAAAGCACCACGCCCGACGACGGGATTCCCATCGAGCAGCTCTCCGACCTCGTGGATGAGCTGCCGCCCGCGCTGCAACCGCCCCAACCGTTACCCAGTGTGGTCATCCTGGGGCGGCCGAACGTCGGCAAATCCACGCTGTTCAACAAGCTGGTCGGCCGTCGTCAGGCTATTGTCGGCGACGAGCCGGGCATTACCCGTGACCGTCACTACGGCGTTGTCGAATGGCTGGGGCGCAGCTTTGAACTTGTGGACACCGGCGGCATCGTGCCCGATGAGGAAGCCATCATCCCGGCCAATATCTTCAAGCAAGCTTCGCGCGCCATCGGGGAAGCCGATTTACTGCTGTGGGTGGTGGACGCGCGCGAAGGCATCACACCGCTTGACGAAGAACTCGCGCGGCATCTCCATACCACGGGCAAGCCGGTGTTTGTCGTGGCCAACAAGGTGGAGTCGGACCAGGTCCGTACGGCTGCCGGTGAGTTTTACCGGTTTGGCTTTGACCAGCTCTTTCCGGTCTCAGCCGAGCATGGGACCGGCACGGCCGAACTTCTCGATGAGATTCTCGCCGTGACGAACGCTCCGGCAGCGGCACCGCCGCGGCCGGAGCGCATCCGGGTGGCTGTCATTGGTCGCCCCAACGTCGGCAAGTCATCGCTGGTCAACGCCATCCTCGGCGAGGAACGGGTTATCGTGAGTCCGATTCCCGGCACGACCCGCGACGCCATAGATACCGACCTCATCCACAACGGACGGCCCTTCACGCTCATTGACACGGCCGGCATCCGCCGCAAAGGACGGACCACCGCCATGGCCGAGAAACTTTCGGTCATCATGGCGCGCAAAGCCCTAGCGCGGACCGATGTGGCCATTCTGCTGCTCGATGCCGTGGAAGGCCCGACCCATCTGGATGAAGTCATTGCCGGCTACGCCCTCGAAAGCGGCACATCCATCCTGATTGCCCTCAACAAATGGGACCTCGTGGAAAAAGACACCCACACCGCCAGACTCTACGAACGACAACTGCGCGAGCGGGTGAAGTTTCTGGATTATGCCCCGGCGGTCTTCGTTTCGGCCCTGACCGGGCAACGGGTGACGCGCCTGCTTGACCTTGCCGCGCGTGCCTATGACGCGCGTTACCGGCGGATACCCACCGGCGAACTCAACCGTTTCTTTGCGGAATACCTCGAAACACCGCGCGCCACCCTGCCGAGCAACACGCCGGTCAAGGTGCACTATGTGACGCAGGCGCGCAGCGTGCCGCCGACGTTCGTCCTGTTTACGAACACGACCGAAAAGCTCCATTTTTCTTATGTCCGCTATGTGGAAAACCGGCTGCGCGAAAACTTCGACTTTTTTGCGACGCCGCTGCGCATTGTGTCGCGCCCCCGGACGGCCAAAAAACGCTAA
- the queG gene encoding tRNA epoxyqueuosine(34) reductase QueG — MPPPADDQPAAVAAFTARLKAQALALGFSKVGIARAEPLAAEGMRLHEWLARGYHATMHWMARTADKRTDPAQLLPNVKSVVAVALNYDTPPRHVEAPDIGKISRYAWGDDYHDVMGEKLKALLAWVTAERPEAHGYIAVDAQPAMDKAWAVRAGLGWLGKHGNVITREFGSWVFLGELFLDIDLEPETELVPDHCGTCTACLEACPTQAIVAPYVVDARQCIAFATIESKSETPELPTHGWVFGCDVCQDVCPWSRFRQPTTEARFLPRPGMVAPRLDELAALTPEAFRERFAGTPVMRAKQRGLLRNVEAARPQTTAPEQPD, encoded by the coding sequence ATGCCGCCTCCTGCCGATGACCAGCCAGCGGCGGTAGCCGCGTTTACAGCCCGCCTCAAAGCCCAGGCGCTGGCGCTGGGGTTCTCCAAAGTGGGCATTGCGCGCGCCGAACCACTGGCGGCCGAAGGCATGCGGCTCCACGAATGGCTTGCCCGTGGCTACCACGCCACCATGCACTGGATGGCGCGTACGGCGGACAAGCGTACGGACCCGGCTCAACTCCTCCCCAACGTCAAATCAGTAGTGGCCGTGGCGCTCAACTACGACACGCCGCCGCGCCACGTCGAAGCCCCGGACATCGGCAAAATTTCGCGCTACGCCTGGGGCGATGACTACCACGATGTCATGGGCGAAAAGCTGAAGGCGCTGCTGGCGTGGGTGACAGCCGAACGCCCGGAAGCCCACGGCTACATCGCCGTGGACGCCCAACCCGCCATGGACAAAGCCTGGGCCGTGCGCGCCGGACTCGGCTGGCTTGGCAAGCACGGCAACGTCATCACCCGTGAGTTTGGCTCGTGGGTCTTTCTCGGCGAACTGTTCCTCGACATTGACCTCGAACCCGAAACGGAACTCGTTCCCGACCACTGCGGCACGTGTACGGCCTGCCTGGAAGCCTGTCCGACCCAGGCGATTGTCGCGCCGTATGTCGTGGACGCCCGGCAATGTATTGCCTTTGCCACCATCGAGTCGAAAAGCGAAACCCCGGAGCTGCCCACGCACGGGTGGGTCTTCGGGTGCGATGTGTGTCAGGACGTATGTCCGTGGTCACGGTTTCGCCAGCCGACGACCGAAGCGCGCTTCCTACCCCGCCCCGGCATGGTTGCCCCACGTCTGGACGAACTCGCCGCGCTGACGCCGGAAGCCTTCCGGGAGCGGTTTGCCGGCACGCCCGTCATGCGCGCCAAACAGCGCGGACTGCTCCGCAACGTCGAAGCGGCACGCCCACAGACCACCGCGCCGGAGCAACCGGATTGA